In uncultured Ilyobacter sp., a genomic segment contains:
- the murJ gene encoding murein biosynthesis integral membrane protein MurJ, which translates to MFRSGILVMIITMASRILGLIRTALIAYYFGASKFTDAYFSAFKISNLFRQLLGEGALGTVFIPVYNERVAKHGEESGKQLIFSILNLLFIGTSIITLCMIVFSNQIIDIIVMGYPLETKVIASRLLKIMAVYLVFIGMSGMICAVLNNFKQFAVPAATSLLFNIAIIMSAVFWGKSLGIDALAAGVVVGGMLQLFIVLPSFLKIVKKYEFTIDLQDSSLKRVFYLILPMLLGIFAKQINSVVDQFFASYLKSGGVTALENATRLYNLPLGVFGISIATVIYPSMSRAIERKAFDEVKERLGKGLNVLLFLIIPSMAVLTIYSKDVISLVFSYGKYGENAVTITSQSLFYYSIGLYFYTAIHLLSRAFYGMKNTKDPVKFSICSIILNIIFNALLIQKLQHRGLALATSIAAGVNFFLLVYYFNKKYIGIDLKKLRGFLVKILASTVIAILASYFVDIILIKLAVFSLVYLAPWAIPLKRRGIDVF; encoded by the coding sequence ATGTTTAGAAGTGGAATATTGGTAATGATAATAACTATGGCGAGTAGAATTTTAGGACTGATCAGAACGGCGCTGATAGCCTATTATTTTGGAGCCAGTAAATTTACAGATGCTTATTTTAGTGCCTTTAAAATAAGTAATTTATTCAGACAACTTCTAGGCGAGGGGGCCTTGGGAACGGTTTTTATACCTGTTTATAATGAAAGAGTGGCCAAGCACGGAGAAGAGTCTGGAAAACAGCTTATTTTTTCCATATTAAATCTTCTATTTATAGGTACATCGATTATCACCCTGTGTATGATAGTCTTTTCCAATCAGATCATAGATATTATAGTAATGGGATATCCTTTAGAAACAAAGGTTATCGCATCTAGACTTCTAAAAATAATGGCTGTTTATCTTGTATTCATAGGAATGTCTGGAATGATATGTGCCGTTTTAAATAACTTTAAACAGTTTGCAGTACCTGCTGCAACTTCCCTTCTCTTTAACATTGCCATAATTATGTCTGCAGTATTCTGGGGAAAATCACTGGGAATAGACGCCCTTGCAGCAGGGGTTGTTGTAGGTGGTATGCTTCAACTGTTTATAGTCTTGCCTAGCTTTCTCAAAATTGTAAAAAAATATGAATTTACCATAGATCTACAAGATTCTTCACTGAAAAGAGTTTTTTATCTTATTCTGCCGATGCTTCTAGGGATATTTGCAAAACAGATAAACAGCGTAGTGGATCAATTTTTTGCATCTTATCTAAAATCTGGGGGAGTAACAGCCCTAGAAAATGCAACAAGACTGTACAATCTGCCCTTAGGAGTCTTTGGAATATCCATTGCTACAGTTATCTACCCAAGCATGTCAAGAGCCATAGAGAGAAAGGCATTTGATGAGGTGAAAGAGAGGCTAGGAAAAGGATTAAATGTTCTTTTATTTCTCATAATACCGTCTATGGCAGTACTTACCATATATTCAAAAGATGTTATATCTCTTGTATTTTCATACGGTAAATATGGAGAAAACGCAGTGACTATTACCTCCCAATCATTATTTTACTACTCAATTGGGCTTTATTTTTATACTGCTATACATCTTCTGAGCAGGGCTTTTTACGGGATGAAAAATACAAAAGATCCGGTGAAGTTTTCCATTTGTTCTATAATACTCAATATAATTTTCAATGCCCTTCTTATACAAAAGCTTCAGCACAGGGGGCTTGCTCTTGCCACATCTATTGCCGCAGGAGTGAATTTTTTTCTGCTGGTGTATTATTTTAACAAGAAATATATTGGAATTGATCTTAAAAAATTAAGGGGATTTTTGGTGAAAATTTTAGCTTCTACTGTAATAGCTATTTTGGCAAGTTATTTTGTAGATATTATTTTGATAAAACTAGCGGTTTTTTCTCTTGTTTATCTCGCTCCCTGGGCAATACCACTTAAGAGGAGGGGAATAGATGTATTCTAA